A genomic region of Elstera cyanobacteriorum contains the following coding sequences:
- a CDS encoding type III PLP-dependent enzyme, translating to MSVEGQRVLEGGKRPQQPKYADAAAMVAALKPGYPVYCVRPHVVKRAARDFLDAFDGRVLYATKCNPHPLILRALYDEGIRHFDTASLNEVAQVRELFRDAECYFMHPVKSRSAIRIADEVYNVEHFVIDTRDELHKVLDEAREEGLAIIVRLATPSAGAAYDLSAKFGAKPAEAVELLQEIKAEGARAGVGFHVGSQCANPRAFRTALKIVGEVIAAAGVDIAYLDVGGGFPTSYQGAEVPPLADFFAEIEEGLKEVKLRRDCVLMCEPGRALVADGMSLVTQVHLRKGDQLYINDGIYGSLSETVTARLRFPVRPIRPGRAFSDEMLDYTIYGPTCDSTDVLPVTLRLPADMTEGDWIEFGRIGAYSNALATRFNGFFPDAYVVVEDEAMAIDG from the coding sequence ATGAGCGTCGAAGGTCAACGGGTTCTGGAAGGCGGCAAGCGGCCGCAGCAGCCGAAATATGCCGATGCCGCCGCGATGGTGGCGGCGCTGAAGCCTGGATATCCGGTTTATTGCGTCCGCCCGCATGTGGTGAAGCGCGCGGCGCGCGATTTCCTCGATGCGTTCGACGGGCGCGTGCTGTACGCGACCAAATGCAATCCGCACCCCTTGATCCTGCGGGCGCTGTATGACGAAGGTATTCGCCATTTCGATACGGCGTCGCTGAACGAAGTGGCCCAAGTGCGGGAATTGTTCCGCGATGCCGAATGCTATTTCATGCATCCGGTCAAAAGCCGCTCTGCCATTCGGATCGCCGACGAAGTTTATAACGTCGAACATTTCGTCATCGATACGCGCGACGAGTTGCATAAGGTTCTAGACGAAGCGCGGGAAGAAGGCTTGGCCATCATCGTGCGCCTCGCCACCCCCTCGGCCGGCGCCGCCTATGATCTTTCGGCCAAATTCGGTGCCAAACCAGCCGAAGCGGTGGAACTGCTGCAAGAGATCAAGGCCGAAGGCGCCCGCGCCGGGGTGGGGTTCCACGTCGGCTCGCAATGCGCCAACCCGCGCGCCTTCCGCACCGCGCTGAAGATCGTTGGCGAGGTGATTGCGGCCGCGGGCGTCGATATCGCCTATCTCGATGTCGGCGGCGGCTTCCCGACCTCCTACCAAGGCGCCGAAGTACCGCCCTTGGCCGATTTCTTTGCCGAGATCGAAGAGGGGTTGAAAGAGGTCAAACTGCGGCGCGACTGCGTGCTGATGTGCGAACCGGGCCGTGCCCTGGTGGCGGATGGTATGTCGCTCGTCACGCAGGTACATCTGCGCAAGGGTGATCAACTCTATATTAACGACGGGATTTACGGTTCACTGTCGGAAACGGTCACCGCCCGGCTGCGCTTTCCGGTGCGACCAATCCGCCCAGGCCGCGCCTTTAGCGACGAGATGTTGGACTATACGATCTACGGCCCCACCTGCGATTCGACCGATGTGCTGCCCGTTACCCTGCGCCTGCCCGCCGACATGACCGAAGGCGATTGGATTGAATTTGGCCGCATAGGCGCCTATTCCAATGCCTTGGCAACGCGCTTCAATGGTTTCTTCCCCGATGCATATGTTGTGGTGGAAGATGAGGCGATGGCCATTGACGGGTAA
- a CDS encoding ribbon-helix-helix domain-containing protein produces MTRTTTLTVRVSGSLSDFVAANVDENGAYENVSEYIRDLIRRDKARAEDEAFKRLKAELTLAFSAPETTYQPMTAADIIARNRR; encoded by the coding sequence ATGACGCGCACGACAACCTTGACGGTCCGGGTTAGTGGAAGCCTAAGCGATTTCGTGGCCGCAAACGTTGATGAAAACGGCGCATATGAGAATGTCAGCGAGTATATCCGTGACCTGATCCGCCGTGATAAGGCACGGGCTGAGGATGAAGCATTCAAGCGGCTGAAGGCTGAGTTGACCTTGGCATTTTCCGCCCCTGAAACAACCTATCAACCGATGACCGCAGCGGATATCATTGCGCGCAATCGGCGTTGA
- a CDS encoding type II toxin-antitoxin system RelE/ParE family toxin: MAAVHIQEAAAFRLDEIYRYTRDRWGDAKAADYIDGLFDVFTRLENHAAFSKPIPAEFGIDGFFTRYQSHIIYWRRLSDGCIGIVTVLHVRMHQIDRFREAFDL, translated from the coding sequence ATGGCTGCCGTCCATATCCAGGAAGCGGCGGCCTTCCGCCTGGATGAAATTTATCGCTATACCCGTGATCGCTGGGGGGATGCCAAGGCTGCAGACTATATCGACGGTCTTTTCGATGTTTTTACTCGCCTAGAAAACCACGCAGCTTTCTCGAAGCCGATTCCGGCAGAATTTGGGATTGATGGATTTTTTACGCGCTACCAATCTCACATCATTTATTGGCGTAGGCTATCCGATGGTTGCATCGGGATTGTGACAGTGCTTCACGTCCGAATGCATCAAATCGACCGATTCCGTGAAGCCTTTGATCTTTAA
- a CDS encoding Bug family tripartite tricarboxylate transporter substrate binding protein, whose product MRAFGKLTALAAVTLAALSAAPALHAQDYPSRPLRWVVGYPPGGGSDFLARVIGNELSKSLGQPVVVENQPGAASVLAATSVTRSPPDGYTLFSGDNGSLVYNSALFAKPRYDPVKDFAPVGLMARFPLILVVNSQTPAKTAQELFEAIKAAPSKTNYASPGIGSPHHLAMELLIEKAGLAMNHVPYRGAAPAVQDVLANQLPLMVADAAVGLPQIRAGGLKPLAVFSKTRLAALPDVPTLQELGYKDIEAYAWQGLVTVTGTPAAIQSKLTAELQKALANPEVSKKLLDFGLEPIPSDAKALSAYIASESAYWHPLIKARNISLE is encoded by the coding sequence ATGCGCGCTTTCGGTAAACTAACGGCCCTCGCGGCGGTAACGCTGGCGGCGCTGAGCGCGGCGCCCGCGCTGCACGCTCAAGACTACCCAAGCCGCCCGCTGCGCTGGGTCGTCGGCTATCCACCCGGCGGCGGGTCGGACTTTCTCGCCCGCGTGATTGGTAACGAACTGTCGAAAAGCCTGGGACAGCCGGTCGTCGTTGAAAACCAGCCGGGCGCCGCCTCGGTCCTCGCGGCCACCAGCGTCACCCGCTCGCCGCCCGATGGCTACACGCTGTTTTCTGGCGACAATGGCTCGCTGGTCTATAATTCGGCGCTGTTTGCCAAACCGCGCTACGATCCGGTGAAAGATTTCGCGCCGGTTGGTCTGATGGCGCGCTTCCCGCTTATTTTGGTGGTCAATAGCCAGACCCCGGCGAAAACCGCGCAAGAATTGTTTGAGGCGATTAAGGCCGCGCCCAGCAAAACCAATTATGCCTCGCCCGGTATCGGTAGCCCCCATCATTTGGCCATGGAACTGCTGATTGAAAAAGCCGGGCTTGCGATGAACCATGTCCCCTATCGCGGCGCCGCCCCGGCGGTGCAGGACGTGCTGGCGAACCAACTACCGCTGATGGTCGCCGATGCCGCCGTCGGCCTGCCGCAGATCCGGGCGGGCGGGCTGAAGCCCTTGGCGGTTTTCTCCAAAACCCGCCTAGCCGCCCTGCCAGATGTGCCGACCTTGCAGGAGCTTGGGTATAAGGATATCGAGGCCTATGCGTGGCAGGGGCTGGTCACGGTGACGGGCACCCCCGCCGCTATCCAGTCGAAACTAACCGCCGAGCTGCAAAAGGCCCTAGCCAACCCAGAGGTTTCAAAGAAACTGCTGGACTTTGGTCTGGAGCCGATCCCCAGCGACGCAAAGGCACTTTCGGCCTACATTGCATCGGAAAGCGCCTATTGGCATCCGCTGATCAAGGCGCGCAACATTAGTCTCGAATAG
- a CDS encoding alpha/beta fold hydrolase, translating to MMKTARIDIGGGLFLAIRETGPADAARTLFCVHGLTRNAHDFDKVAAALADRYRVIAVDIAGRGASDWLSDPAGYDYPSYVWQCLTLLDKLGLPEVDWLGTSMGGLIALGVNSVQPQRIRRLILNDVASFIPKEALDRIATADRRPVFASLVEAEAHLRQRYADFGPISDADWTWMTKHSTRQEADGSYRLNFDPNLYAGFDKAPIGDVNLWPLWNQVQQPVLLLRGGQSGLLLRATALGMVARGGVDLVEFPDCGHAPSLFQPNQIAAIRDWLLKTE from the coding sequence ATGATGAAAACGGCGCGGATCGATATCGGTGGGGGTCTCTTCCTCGCCATCCGGGAAACCGGCCCGGCGGATGCCGCGCGTACCCTCTTCTGCGTGCATGGGCTAACCCGCAACGCCCATGATTTCGATAAGGTCGCCGCCGCCTTGGCCGACCGGTATCGGGTGATTGCCGTCGATATCGCCGGGCGCGGCGCGTCGGACTGGTTAAGCGATCCGGCAGGCTATGATTACCCCAGCTATGTTTGGCAATGCCTGACCTTGCTGGACAAACTGGGGTTACCCGAGGTCGATTGGCTTGGCACCTCGATGGGGGGGCTGATCGCACTCGGCGTCAATTCGGTGCAACCGCAACGTATTCGCCGCCTTATCCTTAACGATGTCGCCAGCTTCATTCCGAAGGAAGCGCTGGACCGCATCGCCACCGCCGACCGGCGGCCCGTCTTTGCCTCGCTGGTCGAAGCCGAAGCGCATTTGCGCCAACGCTACGCCGATTTCGGGCCGATTTCGGATGCCGATTGGACCTGGATGACCAAACACTCCACCCGGCAGGAAGCGGACGGAAGCTATCGGCTGAACTTCGATCCGAATCTCTACGCTGGGTTCGATAAAGCACCGATTGGCGATGTGAACCTGTGGCCGCTGTGGAACCAAGTGCAGCAACCGGTACTGCTGCTGCGCGGCGGGCAATCAGGCCTGCTGCTGCGCGCCACCGCCCTTGGGATGGTCGCGCGGGGCGGCGTCGATCTTGTCGAGTTTCCCGACTGCGGTCACGCCCCGTCGCTGTTCCAACCGAACCAGATCGCGGCGATCCGCGACTGGCTGTTAAAAACGGAGTAG
- a CDS encoding bifunctional diguanylate cyclase/phosphodiesterase — protein sequence MLDVPSMPVELDNPLWQQRLAGLDYGYQPIVSFRNGRVLGFEALMRGVDTIGFKTPSDVFDAAIADGQMVPVELALRAKAIRKFAQRRDLATSSMLFLNVDSRLFGAPGYRSGFTVELLQEIGLAPSIICLELAERSEFNLHDGGNRMFEQYRASGIAVAIDDFGVGYASLKMLYEAKPDYLKIDRFFISGIDQDVRKRGLVEQVTNYAHIRGIQVIAEGIETDREFYVCRDIGCDFAQGYRIARPTTDLRGLQLEYLTVLDLNHADRRRPVTSGPLMEEAIQRIPPIPPHTARADLLETFRQNETAEVIPVVDDRGRPLGVVRERDIKRFAYSRFGSDLLRNRAIGDGVRDLIVTCPVCDIGTHIDRIVEAFSGDSAADGILVTEDGRYLGFLSPRSLLKLVHEYNLAGARDQNPLSRLPGNQKIQEWIDRALDQGTEPVSIVFIDFDFFKPFNDTYGFRQGDRVITMFADMMRIAQNAPGFFAGHIGGDDFVMGAVGVGEADVADVLNQLLGKFRTDVTSLYDLESRLRGHITAKDRDGRERNFPLLRASAVMVHLPARSDGHPAHDPSAEDIAARFAARKADAKGSPAGFVIERIHG from the coding sequence ATGCTGGATGTCCCCTCCATGCCGGTCGAGCTTGATAATCCTCTCTGGCAGCAACGCCTTGCCGGGCTGGATTACGGCTATCAGCCCATCGTCTCCTTCCGCAATGGGCGGGTTTTGGGGTTCGAAGCGCTGATGCGGGGGGTTGATACCATCGGGTTCAAAACCCCGTCCGATGTGTTCGATGCCGCCATTGCCGATGGGCAGATGGTGCCGGTCGAACTGGCGTTGCGCGCCAAGGCGATCCGCAAATTCGCCCAGCGCCGTGACCTTGCGACCAGCAGCATGCTGTTTCTGAACGTCGATTCGCGGCTATTCGGCGCCCCAGGGTATCGGTCGGGCTTCACGGTCGAACTGTTGCAGGAAATCGGTCTCGCCCCGTCGATCATCTGCCTTGAGTTGGCGGAACGGTCGGAATTCAATCTGCACGACGGCGGCAACCGCATGTTCGAACAGTACCGCGCCTCCGGCATTGCCGTTGCCATTGACGATTTCGGCGTCGGCTATGCCAGCCTGAAGATGCTCTATGAAGCCAAGCCAGACTATCTGAAGATCGATCGGTTTTTTATCTCCGGGATCGATCAGGACGTGCGCAAGCGCGGGCTGGTCGAACAGGTTACGAATTACGCCCATATTCGCGGTATTCAGGTAATCGCCGAAGGGATCGAAACCGACCGGGAATTTTATGTTTGCCGCGATATCGGCTGCGATTTCGCCCAAGGCTATCGCATCGCCCGCCCCACAACGGATCTGCGGGGGCTACAACTAGAGTATCTGACGGTTCTCGACCTTAATCACGCGGACCGGCGCCGCCCCGTTACCTCCGGCCCACTGATGGAGGAGGCGATCCAGCGCATTCCCCCCATCCCGCCGCACACCGCCCGGGCCGACCTGCTGGAAACCTTCCGGCAGAATGAAACGGCCGAGGTGATCCCGGTGGTCGATGACCGGGGGCGCCCTTTGGGCGTCGTGCGCGAACGGGATATCAAGCGTTTCGCCTATAGCCGGTTTGGCAGCGATCTGCTGCGCAATCGGGCGATTGGCGATGGGGTGCGCGACCTGATCGTCACCTGCCCGGTCTGCGATATCGGAACCCATATTGACCGGATCGTCGAAGCCTTTTCCGGCGATAGTGCTGCCGATGGGATTCTGGTGACGGAGGATGGCCGCTACCTTGGCTTCCTCAGCCCACGATCCCTACTGAAACTGGTGCATGAGTATAATCTGGCGGGCGCCCGCGACCAAAACCCGCTCAGCCGCCTGCCCGGTAATCAGAAGATCCAAGAGTGGATCGACCGGGCTTTGGACCAAGGGACGGAGCCGGTCAGTATCGTTTTCATCGATTTTGATTTCTTTAAACCCTTTAATGATACTTATGGTTTCCGCCAGGGCGACCGGGTGATCACCATGTTCGCCGATATGATGCGCATTGCCCAAAATGCCCCCGGCTTCTTCGCCGGACATATCGGCGGCGACGATTTTGTGATGGGGGCCGTGGGGGTGGGCGAAGCCGATGTCGCCGATGTTTTAAATCAGCTTCTCGGCAAGTTCCGCACCGATGTTACCTCGCTCTACGATCTCGAAAGCCGGTTGCGCGGCCATATCACCGCCAAGGACCGCGATGGGCGGGAGCGGAATTTTCCGCTGCTGCGCGCCAGTGCCGTGATGGTTCATCTTCCTGCCCGGTCCGATGGGCACCCCGCCCATGACCCGAGCGCCGAGGATATTGCCGCCCGCTTTGCTGCGCGCAAAGCGGATGCCAAAGGCAGTCCTGCCGGGTTTGTCATCGAACGGATACACGGCTAA